From Kogia breviceps isolate mKogBre1 chromosome 2, mKogBre1 haplotype 1, whole genome shotgun sequence, one genomic window encodes:
- the OR6B2 gene encoding LOW QUALITY PROTEIN: olfactory receptor 6B2 (The sequence of the model RefSeq protein was modified relative to this genomic sequence to represent the inferred CDS: inserted 3 bases in 2 codons; deleted 1 base in 1 codon; substituted 2 bases at 2 genomic stop codons) has protein sequence METVNDRPLKKHWRSSAFFPSRPRPASGTKLVCNPELPARKDGGENVTEVGAFILVGFPXAPRLQYPLSLLFLPTSLLVLVENLAVILTIWGGSSLHRPMYYFLGITSSLEIWYVSDIIPKMLDGFLLQWGRISFIGCTTQLXFSSSLACTECVLLASTAXDCYQALTTMGLCIQLVAFSFASGFTISVIKVCSVSSATFCGSSVPKYVFCDTSPILTQARTDFATAELVAVVLAFPVLVFPLVATMLSYGHTPLAVPRVPSXRALSTCTSSLTVLTIFYAALIFTYVWPQAVASRSSDRLISAVYAVLTPIFDPLTYCLRNKEFKDALKKAPDVGQLSQ, from the exons GCGGAGCTCTGCTTTCTTCCCCAGCCGTCCTCGGCCCGCATCTGGCACGAAGCTGGTTTGCAACCCTGAGCTCCCCGCACGGAAGGATGGGGGGGAGAACGTGACCGAGGTCGGCGCCTTCATCCTGGTGGGCTTCC TGGCCCCCCGGCTGCAATACCcgctctccctcctcttcctgcccacctccctc ctcgtGCTGGTGGAGAACCTGGCCGTCATCCTCACCATCTGGGGCGGCTCCTCCCTCCACAGGCCCATGTACTACTTTCTGGGCATCACGTCGTCCCTGGAGATCTGGTACGTGTCTGACATCATCCCTAAGATGCTGGACGGCTTCCTCCTGCAGTGGGGACGCATCTCCTTCATTGGCTGCACGACTCAGCTCTAGTTCTCCAGCTCCCTGGCGTGCACCGAGTGTGTGCTCCTGGCCTCCACGGCCTGAGACTGCTACCAAGCCCTCACGACCATGGGGCTGTGCATCCAGCTGGTGGCCTTCTCCTTCGCGAGTGGCTTCACCATCTCTGTGATCAAGGTCTGCTCTGTCTCCAGCGCCACGTTCTGTGGCTCCAGTGTCCCGAAGTACGTCTTCTGTGACACCTCCCCCATCCTCACACAGGCCCGCACGGACTTCGCAACCGCCGAGCTGGTCGCCGTCGTCCTGGCGTTCCCCGTCCTGGTGTTCCCGCTCGTGGCCACCATGCTTTCCTACGGACACACCCCCCTGGCTGTCCCGCGCGTCCCGTC GCGGGCCCTCTCCACCTGCACCTCCTCCCTCACCGTGCTCACCATCTTCTACGCAGCCTTGATCTTCACGTACGTCTGGCCCCAGGCTGTTGCTTCCCGGAGCTCCGACAGGCTCATCTCTGCTGTTTACGCTGTCCTCACCCCAATCTTTGACCCCTTGACCTACTGTCTGAGGAACAAAGAATTCAAGGATGCTCTGAAAAAGGCTCCGGACGTAGGTCAACTTTCACAGTAG